From a single Rosa rugosa chromosome 7, drRosRugo1.1, whole genome shotgun sequence genomic region:
- the LOC133722235 gene encoding uncharacterized protein LOC133722235, whose product MAASDEFRLVLPGIDHEGKLLRKYTAEGQGAKKNISPPVEWYNLPPGTKSLALVVQDIDAPDPKDPLVPWTNWVVVNIPPGVKCLPEGFSGKEEDQMGGQYGGLKEGNNDLKVPGWCGPKLPSPGHRFEFKLYALDDELHLGHKVTKEKVLEAIEGHVLGEAVMIAYF is encoded by the exons ATGGCGGCAAGCGACGAGTTCAGACTGGTCTTACCAGGAATAGACCACGAAGGAAAACTACTCAGAAAGTACACCGCAGAAGGTCAAGGAGCCAAGAAGAACATCTCTCCGCCAGTAGAATGGTACAACTTACCCCCAGGAACCAAGAGCCTAGCCCTTGTGGTGCAGGACATAGATGCACCAGATCCGAAAGACCCGCTTGTGCCGTGGACCAATTGGGTGGTGGTGAACATTCCACCGGGTGTGAAGTGCCTGCCGGAAGGTTTTTCCGGGAAAGAAGAGGATCAGATGGGCGGACAGTATGGCGGGCTCAAAGAAGGTAACAATGACTTAAAGGTTCCGGGGTGGTGTGGGCCAAAGTTGCCGTCGCCGGGTCACCGCTTCGAGTTCAAGCTCTATGCTTTGGATGATGAGCTTCATCTTGGTCACAAG GTGACGAAGGAGAAGGTGTTGGAGGCAATTGAAGGGCATGTGCTTGGAGAAGCAGTGATGATTGCGTATTTTTGA
- the LOC133720256 gene encoding BAG family molecular chaperone regulator 4, with product MDPTPNASPVNAPNEDFDPELRPGGMCVQRRDYDDDSAARGPNITIRVYHGSAHHVINLPAHSTFGELKGLVSEKTGVKPEEQKLLFRGKEKEDEEHLDAAGVRDNSRVMLLQEPKRKERNVGEVNESNEMLSDAAEAKAFEAIAGVRAEVDSLAEGVSALGVVVNGGTKVSDKDFAVSTELLMRQLLKLDGIKAEGEARMKRKAEVRRVQNLVDTLDTLKAKNSYPMNNNSNGVTPQNSNGVTSQNGNAVSVTTKWETFDSGMGSLSAPTPMPSSTEVTEDWEKFD from the exons ATGGATCCGACTCCGAACGCTTCGCCGGTCAACGCTCCGAACGAGGACTTCGACCCGGAGCTCCGACCCGGCGGGATGTGCGTCCAGCGCCGCGACTATGACGACGACTCCGCCGCCCGTGGGCCCAACATCACGATCCGCGTCTATCACGGCTCGGCCCACCACGTCATCAACCTCCCGGCCCACTCCACTTTCG GGGAATTGAAGGGACTTGTTTCAGAGAAGACCGGGGTGAAGCCGGAGGAGCAGAAGCTGTTGTTCAGGGGGAAAGAGAAGGAGGATGAGGAGCATTTAGACGCGGCCGGTGTGAGGGATAATTCCAGGGTTATGCTCTTGCAGGAACCGAAAAGGAAAGAGAGGAACGTTGGGGAGGTGAATGAGAGCAATGAGATGTTGAGTGATGCAGCAGAGGCAAAGGCATTTGAAGCAATTGCTGGAGTCAGAGCCGAGGTTGACAGCCTCGCAGAGGGG GTTTCTGCTTTGGGTGTGGTTGTCAATGGTGGAACCAAGGTTTCCGATAAGGATTTTGCTGTGTCGACAGAGTTGCTCATGAGGCAGTTGCTGAAACTGGATGGCATCAAAGCGGAAGGAGAAGCTAGGATGAAGCGGAAGGCTGAG GTACGTCGTGTCCAGAACCTTGTGGATACACTGGACACTCTAAAGGCGAAGAACTCCTATCCGATGAACAACAATAGCAATGGTGTGACTCCTCAGAACAGCAACGGTGTCACTTCACAAAATGGCAATGCTGTCTCCGTAACAACCAAATGGGAGACCTTTGACTCCGGCATGGGTAGCCTGAGTGCCCCAACCCCAATGCCATCTTCCACAGAAGTAACTGAGGACTGGGAGAAGTTTGATTAG
- the LOC133720255 gene encoding ammonium transporter 2, with protein MATTTSFAYSAVSPAVPEWLNKGDNAWQLTAATLVGLQSMPGLIILYASIVKKKWAVNSAFMALYAFAAVLICWVLVGYRMAFGDQLLPFWGKGAPALGQRFLIHRAEVPESKHLSSPTVEPFYPMATLVYFQFTFAAITLILLAGSVLGRMNIKAWMAFVPLWLIFSYTVGAFSLWGGGFLYHWGVIDYSGGYVIHLSSGIAGFTAAYWVGPRLKSDRERFPPNNVLLMLAGAGLLWMGWSGFNGGAPYAANINASIAVLNTNICAATSLLVWTSLDVMFFGKPSVIGAVQGMMTGLVCITPGAGLVQSWAAIVMGIASGSIPWVSMMVLHKKSSLLQKVDDTLGAFHTHAVAGLLGGLLTGLFAEPALCRLILPVSNSRGAFYGGNGGVQFLKQIVAALFVIAWNIVSTTIILLGIRCFIPLRMPDEELMIGDDAVHGEEAYALWGDGEKYDPTKHGWNTSVYGEEMAPSPYINGARGVTINL; from the exons ATGGCGACCACTACTAGTTTTGCCTACAGTGCAGTCTCCCCGGCAGTCCCAGAGTGGCTAAACAAAGGCGATAACGCCTGGCAGCTCACCGCAGCCACATTGGTTGGGCTGCAGAGCATGCCGGGCCTCATCATCCTCTACGCCAGCATAGTCAAGAAGAAATGGGCCGTCAACTCAGCCTTCATGGCCCTCTACGCCTTCGCCGCCGTCCTAATTTGTTGGGTGCTCGTCGGCTACCGCATGGCCTTTGGAGACCAGCTCCTTCCATTTTGGGGTAAGGGAGCTCCGGCCCTCGGACAGAGATTTCTGATCCACCGAGCCGAGGTGCCCGAAAGCAAGCATTTATCGAGCCCGACGGTAGAGCCGTTTTACCCTATGGCGACGCTTGTGTACTTTCAGTTCACTTTTGCTGCCATCACGTTGATTTTGTTAGCTGGGTCGGTTCTTGGGCGCATGAACATTAAGGCTTGGATGGCTTTTGTCCCTCTTTGGCTCATCTTTTCTTACACTGTTGGGGCCTTTAGTCTCTGGGGTGGAGGGTTCCTCTATCATTGGGGTGTCATTGACTACTCCGGTGGTTATGTTATCCACCTCTCCTCAGGCATCGCGGGTTTCACGGCGGCTTATTGG GTTGGTCCAAGGTTGAAGAGTGATAGGGAGAGGTTTCCCCCAAACAACGTTTTGCTTATGCTCGCCGGAGCCGGGCTATTGTGGATGGGGTGGTCGGGTTTCAACGGTGGAGCACCATATGCTGCAAACATCAACGCTTCAATTGCGGTGTTGAACACAAACATATGTGCTGCCACGAGCCTTCTCGTCTGGACTTCTCTAGATGTCATGTTCTTTGGAAAGCCATCGGTGATCGGAGCCGTTCAAGGAATGATGACGGGACTCGTGTGCATTACGCCAGGAGCAGGGTTGGTGCAATCGTGGGCCGCTATAGTGATGGGAATTGCTTCTGGAAGCATTCCATGGGTGTCCATGATGGTTCTTCACAAAAAGTCTTCCCTATTGCAAAAG GTAGACGACACCCTAGGCGCATTTCATACACACGCAGTGGCCGGACTCCTGGGGGGACTCCTCACCGGACTCTTTGCCGAGCCAGCTCTCTGCAGGCTCATACTGCCAGTTAGCAACAGCCGCGGTGCCTTCTACGGTGGAAATGGTGGGGTCCAATTCCTGAAACAAATTGTGGCAGCCCTGTTTGTGATTGCTTGGAACATAGTCTCAACCACAATTATTCTTCTGGGTATAAGATGCTTCATACCTTTGAGAATGCCTGATGAAGAGCTTATGATTGGAGACGATGCAGTTCATGGAGAAGAGGCCTATGCTCTTTGGGGTGATGGAGAGAAATATGACCCAACAAAGCATGGTTGGAATACATCTGTGTATGGTGAAGAAATGGCACCGTCTCCATATATCAATGGGGCTAGAGGTGTCACCATTAATTTGTAA